AGGTAGAGCTTTGGGGATTTGGCTGGCCACTGTTGGGAACAGAGTTCTGGGCTATGTGAACTTGGTCTGATCCACCAGAGCTCCTTTTCTCCTGAATGCAGAAATGACGTGGCTCCTGCTTAGATGGTAGTCAATCAGGAGAAAAGTCAAAGGTGAAGGGAAAGGGTGGAGATTGAGAAGGATATGTGACACTGGTGGGATATTGAGGAGGAATAATTTCTGTGGCAGGAACAGCCCTGTTGCATGACAAAGTACTCTAGCCATGATAGCACTGTGTATGTGTAAAAATGGGCAAGGTTGGTAGCCAAGAGAGAGGTATGTCTTAATTGTACGTGTGTTCCTTGATCTCATTTTTGTATCAGACACCAAAGACAGTCCCACATCGTGATCTATTGCAGAAGGTGAAATCCGAGCCTGTTGAAGAGAAAAGAGGTAACTAGCTTAATATAAAACGTTTCTGGgtcctcagttcagttcagcaAAGTAACTGCCCCTCAAAAACAGGAGTACCGTTGTTCCATCTTGTAGAACAGAGTGATATGTGCTAAATAGTGGAAATCCATAAATGCCTaaatctgaaggactgtctttcCCACTGTATTCCCTGAAGAATGCTACATTCTACAAATAGAAActagttggtgatccctggcctcagagagATCCAGCAGGCCTTTTTGGCCTGGGCTCCTGGAGGAATAAATTGCcagtggagatccaggccctgacaaagTTGGATCTCCACTGGGCATGTAAAATGGCACCCTGAATCTACACAGGGCATGTAAGATGGCACCCTGGATCtccacagggcatgtaaaatggtactcttccaccaggtatatctGGTGTATATCTAGACCAGGATGAGGCCAGGCTGGTCTAAATATACTTTGGgcctcttttttctcctttccgtGTTTCTCCCTTTCTGTAGCAGACTTCCCTTGTACAAGAAGATTTTACTATCACAATCACTGAGTTCACCAACTAAACTGGGGGCCAAGGGACTTCTTATATTGGATTATGTTTTATAAttcttttatagttttaaatgtatatgACTGCTGTAAACTAGTCTGAGCCCGTCAGTTGGGATGGGATGGTCTAGAAATTGAATCataaatgaatttaaataatTAAGGGATTATATTTATTTTGCTTATATATAGCCCTCCCTGGAACTTGGCTCTAACTTATTTGGGGTAGAGAGGGTCATCAAGGGGTTAACAGATTTCAAGACATTTAGAATTTATTTGGGGGGATTGTGAATTGTACCAGGCATTAAGGGGTTTGCCCAGTGGTGTCTGGAGTGGCAATAACTACAAGAACGGTTGAGGAAGACCCAAGGCAATGCTGGATGAGATGGTCTCTATAGAATTGGGCGCGGGTTATTGTTGAAGCCAGATCTGGAGAACAATTGTGTAGCCAGCGCTGCTTTCTTCTTTCAGAGGTTGTAGAGGGCTGGTGTGTCGTCCATGGAATGGCACTGTATCGCCCATTATCCAGCTGGGCTCCACTGTTGCTCCAAAGAGGCCTAGTCTATGTCCAGGATGGGGAGAACCTTGTTCCCTTTCATCTCCACCCACTCAACATCTCTGTCCCAGATGGCTTACCTGACAACCACATCTGCAGAGACTGTGTGCTCAGGTAAAAGTGGATACCTGCCCTACTTATTTTCaatgcttccccttcccctcatttCAGCTGTACACTTACCTGGTCTGTTGCCACAGGAACCGAGAGCATCCAAGGAAAATGTGCCACCGGACTTGCACTTCTCAGGATTTCTCAGGTTCCAAGATCACACTTAAGAATAGCACATTTCGTCCTTCCCCCCTACCATCTTATGCCTCCAAGTTCAGAAGAAGGTGAGTAGTGTTGTCTGCCTAAGGAGTGCTTGTAGGAAAGATCACGGATACCAGTATTTtctctcaaagaccgtttatgcactggaggtttcatgccgggctgcaggctggagttttagtcgtggcaggttgccccacctcttcctgcacccacacaggggagcatttggactggtgcacctcatctacccccaatttgtgctccgtgcacaggagctggggcagtgaagttcccagtgcataaacggtcaaaatgAGCATATCCCACTGAGGGTTTGCATAAATGTGGGTTTGAGGCAGTAATTCCTAAGTCGTGCACCAGCTACCTAAGCGTACTTTGAGGGCATGGCTATGACATAAAGGTAGATCTCCTGTGAGACTCCCAGCTGCCCACTGCTTCTCTGCATAATTGACTGCTCTAGCCGGGCCTTGTTTCAGTCACTGCGATGGTGGAAATGGCAGGGGAGTCACTTGGTTGCGTCTCTCCTCAAAGGAGCCTGCCTGTTGACTTTTGCATGAATTGGGCTCTTAGAGTTGGATTGCTGATTTAattagtaattaattaattaaatttctatgctGCTCCTTCCCACAATGGGCTCAGTAGTTTgcaacaataaaaccatataataataaaatgcaataataaataaaaatacaagttaaaaataaataaaacacaagttAAAAACCCAATCCCATCCACTTTCTCTCTTAAACTCCCTCCACTGGCCACCCAGATTGgagatggaataaacaaaataggagtgaggaggaggagggacgcAGGATGCCCGTATAGTTCTAGtcccaaccataggcctggcggaagtgtgccattttacaggccctgtggaactttgccagctctgTCGGCACCCTGATCTTGGCTGGCAGCTCAGTCCACCAAGTTAGAGCCAGGGCTAAAAAAGCCCTGGTTCCAGTTGAGACAAAcaactttggagccagggataaCTAACAAATTCATGTTGGCAAAGCACAGTGCTCTCCGgagaacatattgggagagatggtccctcagatatgcaggtcccaggcTGTATAGGATCAATACCAGagctttgaacctgatccggaactcCACCAGTAACCACTGCATCTGCTGGGGGGCAAGTTGAATATGAATCCTCTATGGAGTCGCCATGAAGACCTGTGctactgcattttgcaccagatgTAAACTCTGGATCAGGGCTGAAGGTAGCCCTAAGTAGAGTGAGTTGCACTAAGAGGAAACCTCTGATGGCATTAATATTGTTACACAGTTTAAAAGTAAACTGCCTTGACTATAAAGATGAAGGGTGGTAGAAAGATGGTgcataagcattttaaaaataaatgtacctCCTGTTTGGAAAAAGTATGGCTTGACTGTCAGAAATTTAGGGAGTCCCAGTTGAAGGTTATGAATTATCCAGGATATGAATTATCTTGCTGTTCAAGAACTAGAGACGCCAGCTACTGCTTCCACAAGACCACGAAGATCTTGTTTCCTTCTGCCAGGACTCCCATCTGCTGTGAGAACAGGAATACTCAAAGTGGCGAGCCACTGTGCTGGATAAAGAGGACTTATCACAGGATGTCCAGCTCTCCATCACTTACCTGGTTTCTTCCATCCTTCTCTCACTTGCAGGACTGCACAGTCCAGGAAATCATACCAGCCCCAGGAGGATGAAGCTTATGCCCAGCGGGTGAGTGGGAGAGCTGGCTTTCCTTCCTGGAACAACCTCATTAGTTCTCAAATGTTAGCTTGCCTTATTTCCCCTGCCTCTGCTTTTGTTTGCTAGCAGCCCCCTCCCTGAGCCTGTGGCATGCACAGAGGACTTGCAGGGGTGCCCAGGGTTTCTTTTGTGCTGCCAGATGGAAAAGGATTTTTCGATGTGAGCTGGCACTTAGAGAAGCAAAAGAACAGGATCTGTCCCCAGCAGTCTCTCTCTGTCACTTTGAAATCTTAGAGTGATAAAAAACTATACCATCTTTGCTGTTTTACTTTCTCCAAATTTGCTATGTGAGGTTTCAAGGTAGGGGAGTTATGCTAGTGGGTATTCTTCCtatctcctggcaaatagatggggaagaaatggaggtagtgacagattttatttccctgggccccaagatcactgcagatggggactgcagcaaagaaattaaaagacgcttgctcctggggaggaaagctatggcaaatctagacaacaccctaaaaagcagagacatcaccctgccaactaaagtatgtctagtcaaggctatggtcttcccaattgcaatgtatggctgtgaaagttggaccataaggaaggcagagtgccaaagaattgaggcttttgaactctggtgctggagaagactcttgcgagtcccttggactgcaaggcgaacaaaccggtcagtcctagaggagatcagccctgcctgctccttagaaggtcagatcctgaaggtgaaactgaaatacttttgccatctcatgagaaggaaggactccctggagaagggtctaatgctgggagcagttgagcgcaaaagaagaaggggacgacaatgaggtggctggctggagtcactgaagcagtcagtgcaaacttaaatggactccggggaatagtacaggaaggcctggaggatcattgtccatggggtcgcgataggtcagacacgacttcgcaactaacaacaacattcttCCTATCAGGGAGGCCTGCAGTGTTGTGGACATCTGAGCAGCATTGCTGTTAGTCTGATAAAGCTCCCTTTTTGGAGAGATGGCTTGCGTCTTGAATAGATGCATCCCCTCACCATTGTCTAATGATTATCCAGGCTGGTTGATTAAGGATCAGGGGGAAAGAGATGGAGTGTTAATTgcatcctttcctgttttctgtaaaccgccctgagccctcggggagggcggtatataaatataataaataaataaaataaagaaccaTAAGACATTTCTACTTAAGAGGCAAGGATAGCATTTTTCTTGGCAATCTGACTCTATTTAGCCCTTCCTAGCAAGTATCTCCACCCCAATGGTTGAGGAAGGAGGAAGTCTTGTTTCACCGTATCTGAAGAAGTTCACCTGCACAAGGAAGGTTCGTTGgccagtggactcaaacattgttctccgCATGAGGtggtcttgggcaggggtagtcaacctgtggtcctccacatgttcatgtactacaattcccatgagcccctgctagtgtttgctggcaggggctcatgggaatttagtccatggacatctggaggacaacaggttgacttgactacccctggtcttggggATTTGCAACTTGGATTTGCTGAGACCTTCtttcttgctctcttctgcagGTGGATGGGATCCTTTTCCAGATGGCACACGGAAAGCTGGGAATGGATCAAGTTCTGCATCCCCTCCAGCCCTTAGTCGTCCATTCTCCAGCCCCTTTCAACCAGCTtggagaaagtgggcaggacTCGGAGGCTCTGTTTGTTCTCAGAAATTAAGGACAGCGAGATTGCATTGAGGGGTTTGCATCTGATGATACCCCAGCCAAAAACATATCCAGAATTTAGCTGTTACAGCTCCTGTATATCTGAACAAAACGCTTCAAGAATTTGGGATATAACGAAAAGTTGTCTCCTGGAATTTTGGGGAGGTCTTCTTGTGTTTTGGGGAGCGGGTTCTTCCGCTTCCCCATGCTCTTGtccatattttaaagaaaaaaggagaaggaaggcaggGCCTGTCTTGTCCAGGCTACATGACAGTGGGTGATCCTTCCTTCTCCGCAATCTAAGCTGCCTGGACCCTGAAAGCTGAAGAATGGCTGCTGGATCCTCATGCCTACATGCTTGCAATTTCCATGGCTTCACAAAGACTTCCAGAGATTCGCCAAACCTGCACCCGGCCCATTTTGAAGGGCCATTGGAAGGGAGAGACCTTTTTAAATTGCAGGGCATGTTTAGGGGGTGCAAAAATTCTGGAACCTGCAAAATGTGTCCTGAAGTGAAAACAGACTGCCACTggcattccatccttccaaaaAGCGTGACCTGTAGAAAACCTGAACCCAAAATGAAAACAGACATTTTAATAGTGCATGCCCTTATTTATGTGTCTGGATTCTCCTTTGGCAGGTACTGATGACGTTGAGTATTTTCTGACATGAAGTGTGATgcaattcccccttcccccctgtatcccttctccattttacttctcatgggTACTTCATACTTGCACTCTGTCATAGAAAGGGAAGAGTAGCTGGTGTGTGATTTTGCATGAGACTACAGATTATGAGTTCTGGGGTTCCTTGTCCTTGAGACATTTTTTGCTCTGAATTTGTTTTAAAGAAGTTAACTTCGTAGCCATTAAAACTCCTAGTGTTTGCTGTAAAGCTGTGCCGGCAACATAAAGTTACATTTGTAGAAGCCACAGTGAGTGTTACATATTGGGGGGGGTCAGAAAATGGGGAATCTGTGCTCCTCCACCACTAGCAGCAAATGCAGAATAAACGTTgcaacatttaaataaaaatagtttaaTTAATTTGTGCACATTACTATGGGCTCCTGGGAGATGCGTCTATACATAGGCACAGTCCAGGGTAAGGGTAGGAAACTTGCCTACACCGGGTGATTTTGCTTGGCACCAGATACCCTGGCCAGAATTCTGCCCAAGCAGCAGAGACACTGTTAGGGCTAATGGTACAGGATAAGGTGACAGGTATAGCTTAAGCCAGAGATTCCCAACTTTGTGGACCTGCAGAGGCACCCTTGGAATTCTCAGGTGGGtgagcacaatcacaaaatggccgtTGCAGGAAGTTGAGCCTGAAAGATGTTGGGTGCACGGCACACGATGCCGCAAGTCTATCTGGTTTGCGTGGGCTGGCAAGAAATGAAGTTACAGACGGAGTTTATCTTTGCAAAACTAATATGAGTCCTTTATTGTAAGGAACTCTAGACAGGATAGAATATAAGATTCTGATCTTGTGTAGCCACTATGATGGGTAGTGATGTAGGAAGCATGTCCTGCCCTCAtggtgccaagatggagaagaatgGCACAGGGTAGAGAGAAAGTGtcaagctggaaggaaggaagatccccTACGAGTAGCATCTATATATCAAAGGGATCGCAGCAGGATAGTAGAAAGCAAGGATGCCCAATGTCCTGGTCTATCTCTCTGACTCTTTATAGTCTCCTTCTGAAGTCAGAGACTAGGGGACAGCgcaaagtccttcacttccagCAGAGCCAACCTCAAAAGCTTATATATGACTCATAGGGatccttcaacatttcaggcagaagctctgcttaataggatgccttttaaaatggaacattgtttgaaaatattttcttgcatgtccacagcttgccttcagtcacacagtggatATCTATGCGCTGTGTTTTTTGAATATGCCGAGCCAAtcgaatctccagtggccaatcggaaGCCGTGCAGGACAAAAACCTCATctggtcctgcccactttctaaaattcACTTGGTGGGCATTAGGAAAGATGTGGGCAGGCCCCAGATTGAGGGCTTCTGGCTTTGGTGCTATTTACCTGGCAGCACAGCTAGGGTTTGGTTCTTAGCTAAGCATAAATGACCCAATATCCCCCTCTGTATCAGTAGGTATTTTCCCATGTGGATTTTACCTTTTGGGGAGACAAAAAGGTTGCTTATTCCTTTTCAGCTCTATATCAACTTGGTTTTATGAATGGATGCAGAGAAAGAAGATTGGTTATCTTGGGGTGATGAAAACATTCTTTGAAATGTATGAGTTTGCATTTG
This Paroedura picta isolate Pp20150507F chromosome 11, Ppicta_v3.0, whole genome shotgun sequence DNA region includes the following protein-coding sequences:
- the LOC143821101 gene encoding uncharacterized protein LOC143821101 yields the protein MPEKDRLGETVQSVPRMPRQGRKQTKPAVPTPRPATASRPNPRAKSRSSCPPPLSIDGATSINYKSLKRSELQHCCKELGLRATGKNAELVERLQAYQVKPQRKTPGAVEEAAQKTEERQQPAETPKTVPHRDLLQKVKSEPVEEKREVVEGWCVVHGMALYRPLSSWAPLLLQRGLVYVQDGENLVPFHLHPLNISVPDGLPDNHICRDCVLRNREHPRKMCHRTCTSQDFSGSKITLKNSTFRPSPLPSYASKFRRRTAQSRKSYQPQEDEAYAQRVDGILFQMAHGKLGMDQVLHPLQPLVVHSPAPFNQLGESGQDSEALFVLRN